One window from the genome of Elaeis guineensis isolate ETL-2024a chromosome 5, EG11, whole genome shotgun sequence encodes:
- the LOC105045385 gene encoding mitogen-activated protein kinase 15 yields MQPDQRRKASAEVDFFTEYGEGSRYKIEEVIGKGSYGVVCSALDTHTGEKVAIKKINDIFEHVSDATRILREIKLLRLLRHPDIVEIKHILLPPSRREFKDIYVVFELMESDLHQVIKANDDLTPEHYQFFLYQLLRGLKYIHTANVFHRDLKPKNILANSDCKLKICDFGLARVAFNDTPTAIFWTDYVATRWYRAPELCGSFFSKYTPAIDIWSIGCIFAELLTGKPLFPGKNVVHQLDLMTDLLGTPSPEAIARVRNEKARRYLSSMRRKKPIPFSQKFPNADPLALRLLERMLAFEPKDRPTAEEALADPYFKNIAKVEREPSAQPVTKMEFEFERRRITKEDVRELIYREILEYHPKLKKEFLEGTESTGFMYPSAVDHFKKQFAYLEENYGSGATVAPPERQHASLPRPSVFHSDNKMLNSTNITEDSSKRLIKESEKPKLENCMVPITRVPLQVPQRVQGAGARPGKVVGSLLHYNNCTTSGPELYEQRRATRNPAIPTQYASSYPRRNPSCKSEREDEGIEGAKAVQPKPYVASKVAAAHAGPSSHW; encoded by the exons ATGCAGCCAGATCAGAGAAGAAAG GCATCAGCAGAAGTAGACTTCTTCACAGAATATGGTGAAGGTAGCAGGTACAAGATAGAAGAGGTGATAGGAAAAGGTAGCTATGGTGTTGTTTGCTCCGCTCTTGATACTCATACTGGGGAAAAAGTTGCTATCAAGAAGATCAATGATATCTTTGAACATGTCTCTGATGCCACACGAATACTTCGAGAGATTAAGCTTCTCAGGCTCCTGCGTCATCCAGACATTGTGGAAATCAAACACATACTGCTACCTCCATCGAGAAGGGAATTCAAAGACATCTATGTTGTCTTTGAACTCATGGAGTCTGATTTGCACCAGGTTATTAAGGCCAATGATGATTTGACTCCGGAACActatcaattttttctttatcagcTGCTTCGAGGTTTGAAGTACATACATACAG CAAATGTTTTTCACAGGGATCTCAAACCCAAAAATATTTTAGCGAATTCTGACTGCAAACTCAAGATATGTGACTTTGGACTTGCAAGGGTGGCCTTCAATGACACTCCCACTGCCATATTTTGGACG GATTATGTTGCAACAAGGTGGTATAGAGCACCTGAATTGTGTGGATCATTTTTCTCAAAG TATACACCAGCAATAGATATCTGGAGTATTGGCTGTATCTTTGCCGAATTGTTAACTGGAAAGCCTCTTTTTCCTGGAAAGAATGTGGTCCACCAATTGGATCTAATGACAGATCTGTTGGGAACACCTTCTCCGGAAGCCATTGCCAGG GTGCGCAATGAGAAAGCAAGACGATATTTAAGCAGCATGCGCAGAAAAAAACCTATACCTTTTTCTCAGAAATTTCCAAATGCTGACCCACTTGCTCTTCGTTTGTTAGAGAGGATGCTAGCTTTTGAACCCAAGGATCGCCCAACTGCTGAGGAG GCTTTGGCCGATccctatttcaagaatatagcaaAGGTTGAGAGGGAGCCTTCTGCTCAGCCAGTTACAAAAATGGAGTTCGAATTTGAGAGACGAAGGATAACGAAGGAAGATGTAAGGGAgctcatatatagagaaattctTGAGTATCATCCAAAGCTGAAGAAAGAGTTCTTGGAAGGGACAGAGTCAACAGGCTTCATGTATCCAAG TGCTGTTGATCACTTCAAGAAGCAGTTTGCTTACCTTGAAGAGAACTACGGAAGTGGTGCAACTGTTGCCCCACCTGAGAGGCAACATGCATCATTACCCAG GCCTTCTGTTTTTCATTCAGATAACAAGATGCTGAACTCAACAAACATTACAGAAGATTCTTCTAAACGTTTAATCAAAGAATCTGAGAAGCCAAAACTAGAGAATTGCATGGTCCCTATAACAAGGGTTCCACTTCAAGTTCCCCAAAGGGTTCAAG GTGCTGGGGCAAGGCCTGGCAAAGTTGTTGGGTCTTTGTTGCATTACAATAACTGCACAACCTCAGGTCCTGAGCTGTATGAACAGCGAAGGGCTACAAGAAATCCTGCCATCCCCACACAATATGCATCTTCATATCCCCGAAGGAATCCAAGCTGCAAGAGTGAAAGAGAAGATGAGGGAATTGAAGGAGCCAAGGCTGTGCAGCCAAAGCCTTATGTTGCGAGTAAAGTGGCTGCAGCACATGCTGGTCCTAGTAGTCATTGGTAA